In Sphingopyxis sp. FD7, a single window of DNA contains:
- the surE gene encoding 5'/3'-nucleotidase SurE, whose protein sequence is MRILLTNDDGYHAPGMAVLEAIARQLSDDIWVCAPAEEQSGAGHSLTLSRPVRIRQHGERRWSCSGTPTDSVMMAIGKLMPEKPDLILSGVNRGANLGDDITYSGTVSAAIEGALAGIRAIALSQVYAREGMGDSVPFEAAEQWGARVLAPLMTMDMAPRTLININFPAIPAAEVRGIRVTRQGFHDYGRGSIVEGTDPRGYPYYWFGLHGIEHSLGHDSDLEAIDDRFISVTPLQLDLTHDPSLAALRAAYGADKT, encoded by the coding sequence ATGCGCATCCTCCTCACCAACGACGACGGCTATCACGCCCCCGGCATGGCGGTGCTCGAAGCGATCGCGCGCCAGCTGTCGGACGACATCTGGGTCTGCGCCCCCGCCGAAGAGCAATCGGGCGCCGGCCATTCGCTTACCCTGTCGCGCCCCGTGCGCATCCGTCAGCATGGCGAGCGCCGCTGGTCGTGCAGCGGCACGCCGACCGATTCGGTGATGATGGCGATCGGCAAGCTGATGCCCGAAAAGCCCGACCTGATCCTTTCGGGCGTCAACCGCGGCGCCAACCTGGGCGACGACATCACCTATTCGGGCACCGTTTCGGCGGCGATCGAGGGGGCGCTCGCGGGCATCCGCGCGATCGCGCTCAGCCAGGTCTATGCCCGCGAAGGCATGGGCGACAGCGTCCCGTTCGAGGCGGCTGAACAATGGGGTGCCAGGGTGCTCGCCCCGCTGATGACGATGGACATGGCGCCGCGCACGCTCATCAACATCAACTTCCCCGCGATCCCCGCCGCCGAGGTCAGGGGCATCCGCGTCACGCGCCAGGGTTTCCACGACTATGGCCGCGGCTCGATCGTCGAAGGCACCGACCCGCGCGGCTATCCCTATTACTGGTTCGGCCTCCACGGAATCGAGCATAGCCTGGGCCACGACAGCGACCTTGAGGCGATCGACGACCGCTTCATCTCGGTCACCCCGCTCCAGCTCGACCTGACGCACGATCCCTCGCTCGCCGCGCTGCGCGCCGCTTACGGGGCTGACAAAACGTAA
- a CDS encoding potassium channel family protein, giving the protein MSKRTKPRLHIQGSFHLLKRASKWPIWADVVTRLSIAFALIGVVVLVHWIDRDGLIDHHDGHISFLDVVYFTMISVTTTGFGDIAPISDRSRLIEAVIVTPIRIAVLFIFVGTAYNFVIKRTWEKWRMARIQSKLTNHIVVLGYGVSGAEAVHELIQRGTDPSCIVVIDQSPARISAAEAAGCNVLAGDASNDETLVAVRVAEAQSVLVSAGRDDTSILIVLTVRHLAPKVPISVVIRAQDNELLARQAGANNVINPVSFTGLLLAGSAQGAHVADYMADLASIGGRVQLRERPVAAEEVGRSLDQLASGGRGLRVYRAGTPYGFWEPQAQRLEHGDFIVEVVRCDDNEAAVPAA; this is encoded by the coding sequence ATGAGCAAAAGGACCAAACCCCGGCTGCATATCCAGGGCAGCTTCCACCTGCTCAAACGTGCGAGCAAATGGCCGATCTGGGCCGACGTCGTCACGCGTCTCAGCATCGCCTTCGCCCTGATCGGCGTTGTCGTGCTCGTTCACTGGATCGACCGCGACGGATTGATCGACCATCATGATGGCCACATCAGCTTCCTCGACGTCGTCTATTTCACGATGATTTCGGTCACGACGACGGGGTTCGGCGACATCGCGCCGATCTCCGACCGCTCGCGGCTGATCGAAGCGGTGATCGTCACGCCGATCCGCATCGCGGTGCTCTTCATCTTCGTCGGCACCGCCTATAATTTCGTCATCAAGCGCACATGGGAAAAATGGCGTATGGCCCGCATCCAGTCCAAGCTCACCAATCATATCGTCGTGCTCGGCTATGGCGTCAGCGGCGCCGAGGCGGTTCATGAGCTGATCCAGCGTGGCACCGACCCGTCGTGTATCGTCGTCATCGACCAGTCGCCCGCGCGCATCAGCGCCGCCGAGGCGGCGGGATGCAATGTGCTCGCGGGCGACGCCTCGAACGACGAAACGCTCGTCGCCGTGCGCGTCGCGGAGGCGCAGTCGGTGCTCGTGTCGGCGGGGCGCGACGATACCTCGATCCTCATCGTGCTCACTGTTCGCCATCTCGCCCCGAAAGTGCCGATCAGCGTCGTTATCCGCGCACAGGACAATGAACTGCTCGCCCGGCAGGCGGGGGCGAACAATGTCATCAACCCGGTCAGCTTTACCGGCCTGCTGCTCGCCGGATCGGCACAGGGCGCGCATGTCGCCGACTATATGGCCGACCTTGCCAGCATCGGCGGCCGCGTCCAGCTTCGCGAACGACCGGTCGCCGCCGAGGAGGTCGGGCGCAGCCTCGACCAGCTCGCAAGCGGCGGGCGCGGGCTGCGCGTCTATCGCGCGGGCACGCCCTATGGCTTTTGGGAGCCCCAGGCCCAGCGGCTCGAACATGGCGACTTCATCGTCGAAGTCGTCCGCTGTGACGACAATGAGGCGGCCGTTCCCGCCGCCTGA
- a CDS encoding DUF1761 domain-containing protein encodes MANLSWIAIIVAAAAGFVVGGIWYGPLFGKLWMKEHGFTEEELKQGNFALIYGTTFLLSIVSAVFLGHLLAHFGEMSARSTMMISVGVALGFVVPAIGTNYLFSRASGRLFAIDAGYWLLFYAAMGAVFVILG; translated from the coding sequence ATGGCAAATCTGAGCTGGATCGCAATCATCGTCGCGGCGGCGGCGGGCTTCGTTGTCGGCGGCATCTGGTACGGGCCGCTGTTCGGCAAGCTGTGGATGAAAGAGCATGGCTTTACCGAAGAGGAGCTGAAGCAGGGCAATTTCGCGCTGATCTATGGCACGACCTTTTTGCTCAGCATCGTGTCGGCGGTCTTCCTGGGCCATCTGCTGGCGCATTTCGGCGAGATGAGCGCGCGATCGACGATGATGATTTCGGTGGGCGTTGCTTTGGGCTTTGTCGTTCCGGCGATCGGCACCAACTATCTGTTCAGCCGCGCGAGCGGCAGGCTGTTCGCGATCGACGCGGGATATTGGCTGCTCTTCTATGCCGCGATGGGTGCGGTGTTCGTCATTCTCGGCTGA
- the rimO gene encoding 30S ribosomal protein S12 methylthiotransferase RimO, producing the protein MTTKTLPAQPKVGMVSLGCPKALVDSERILTKLRADGYGLSPDYAGADVVLVNTCGFLDSAKEESLEAIGEAMAENGRVIVTGCMGNEAEAIRARFPNVLAVTGAHQYEQVVDAVHDAAPPTQGPFVDLVPEGGLKLTPRHYSYLKISEGCNHSCAFCIIPDLRGKLVSRRIDAVLREAEKLVAAGTKELLVISQDTSAYGVDIRHDPRQWHGREVRAHMTDLARELGRLRTGEGHAPWVRLHYVYPYPHVDAVIPLMAEGLLTPYLDIPFQHASPSVLKRMKRPANEAKVLERLKNWRAIAPDIAIRSSFVVGFPGETEADFQYLLDWLDEAQLDRVGAFRFEPVAGAQANALPDPVPEEVKEERFQRIMAKTAAISAAKLEAKIGRTLPVIIDEIGDADEEGSIGATGRSQADAPEIDGHVYLRDVAATLKAGDIVDVVVEDADEHDLFGVVT; encoded by the coding sequence ATGACAACCAAGACTCTTCCTGCCCAGCCGAAAGTCGGCATGGTGTCGCTCGGCTGCCCCAAGGCGCTCGTCGACAGTGAACGGATATTGACCAAGCTGCGCGCCGACGGTTACGGCCTGTCGCCCGACTATGCGGGCGCCGACGTCGTGCTCGTCAACACCTGCGGCTTTCTCGACTCGGCGAAGGAAGAAAGCCTCGAGGCGATCGGCGAGGCGATGGCCGAGAATGGCCGCGTCATCGTCACCGGCTGCATGGGCAATGAGGCCGAAGCGATCCGCGCGCGCTTCCCGAACGTCCTCGCGGTCACCGGCGCGCATCAATATGAGCAGGTCGTCGATGCCGTCCACGACGCCGCACCGCCGACGCAAGGGCCGTTCGTCGACCTCGTTCCCGAAGGTGGGCTGAAACTGACGCCGCGCCACTACAGCTACCTCAAGATCAGCGAAGGCTGCAACCACAGCTGCGCCTTCTGCATCATCCCCGACCTACGCGGCAAACTTGTCAGTCGCCGCATCGACGCGGTGCTGCGCGAGGCCGAAAAACTCGTCGCGGCGGGAACGAAGGAGCTGCTGGTCATCAGCCAGGACACCTCGGCCTATGGCGTCGATATTCGCCACGACCCGCGCCAATGGCACGGCCGCGAGGTGCGCGCGCACATGACCGACCTCGCGCGCGAACTCGGCCGGCTGCGCACCGGCGAGGGCCACGCGCCGTGGGTGCGCCTCCACTATGTCTATCCCTATCCGCACGTCGACGCCGTCATCCCGCTGATGGCCGAAGGGCTGCTGACGCCTTATCTTGACATCCCCTTCCAGCACGCGAGCCCCAGCGTCCTCAAGCGCATGAAGCGCCCCGCGAACGAAGCGAAGGTGCTCGAACGGCTGAAGAATTGGCGCGCCATCGCCCCCGACATCGCAATCCGCTCCAGCTTCGTCGTCGGCTTCCCCGGCGAGACCGAGGCGGATTTCCAATATCTGCTCGACTGGCTCGACGAAGCGCAGCTCGACCGCGTCGGCGCCTTCCGCTTCGAGCCCGTCGCGGGCGCGCAGGCGAATGCCCTGCCCGACCCCGTGCCCGAAGAGGTCAAGGAGGAACGCTTCCAGCGGATCATGGCAAAAACCGCCGCGATCAGCGCCGCCAAGCTGGAGGCCAAGATCGGCCGCACCCTCCCCGTCATCATCGACGAGATCGGCGACGCCGACGAAGAGGGCAGCATCGGCGCGACGGGCCGGTCACAGGCCGACGCGCCCGAAATCGACGGCCACGTCTACCTCCGCGACGTCGCGGCGACGCTGAAGGCGGGCGACATCGTCGACGTCGTCGTCGAGGATGCCGACGAACACGACCTGTTCGGCGTGGTGACCTGA
- a CDS encoding inorganic phosphate transporter — protein MHELAFPLLVGLVILALAFDFLNGLHDAANSIATVVATRLLRPVQAVVFAAFFNFAAYFLSLAFPALHKVAETIGAGLIDKDLVTPAVVFGALVGAMVWNVVTWLKGIPSSSSHALVGGIVGAGVAHAGFEGIQWSGLNKTVIAIFLSPMLGMLLAMLVMLASSWALHRATAKFAESTFRYLHLFSSAAYSLSHGLNDAQKTMGIIAVLLYSTGYLSGEFHVPHWVAFSCYIAIALGTLSGGWKIIETMGGRITKLSHHQGFAASTGGSIMVFTASLLGIPVSTTHTITGSIIGAGVARRASAVRWGVAGNVIAAWFITIPASAAVAALFYALTRLF, from the coding sequence ATGCACGAACTCGCTTTCCCGCTCCTCGTCGGCCTCGTCATCCTTGCGCTGGCGTTCGATTTCCTGAACGGCCTGCACGACGCGGCGAACAGCATCGCGACCGTCGTTGCGACGCGACTGCTGCGCCCGGTGCAGGCGGTCGTGTTCGCGGCCTTTTTCAACTTCGCCGCCTATTTCCTGAGCCTTGCCTTCCCGGCGCTGCACAAGGTTGCCGAGACGATCGGGGCGGGATTGATCGACAAGGATCTGGTGACGCCCGCGGTCGTGTTCGGGGCGCTGGTCGGCGCGATGGTCTGGAATGTCGTCACCTGGCTGAAGGGCATCCCGTCCTCGTCGAGTCACGCACTCGTTGGCGGCATCGTCGGCGCGGGGGTCGCCCATGCGGGGTTCGAGGGTATCCAGTGGAGCGGGCTCAACAAGACGGTCATCGCGATCTTCCTGTCGCCGATGCTCGGCATGTTGCTGGCGATGCTGGTGATGCTGGCCAGCAGCTGGGCGCTGCACCGCGCGACCGCCAAATTCGCCGAATCGACCTTTCGCTATCTCCACCTCTTTTCGTCTGCCGCCTATTCGCTGAGCCACGGGCTCAATGATGCGCAGAAGACGATGGGGATCATCGCGGTGCTGCTCTATTCGACCGGTTATCTGTCGGGCGAGTTCCATGTGCCGCACTGGGTCGCATTTTCCTGTTATATCGCGATCGCGCTCGGCACGCTGTCGGGCGGGTGGAAGATTATCGAGACGATGGGCGGGCGCATCACCAAATTGTCGCATCATCAGGGCTTTGCCGCCTCGACCGGCGGGTCGATCATGGTGTTTACCGCCAGCCTGCTCGGTATCCCGGTATCGACGACGCACACGATTACCGGCAGCATCATAGGCGCCGGCGTCGCACGGCGCGCGAGCGCGGTGCGCTGGGGCGTCGCGGGCAATGTCATCGCGGCGTGGTTCATCACCATTCCGGCCAGCGCGGCGGTGGCGGCGCTCTTCTATGCGCTGACGCGGCTGTTTTAA
- a CDS encoding DUF47 family protein, with amino-acid sequence MRQIAVLPYRFGGPAQDGPTEILLITSRETKRWVIPKGNPLTGMERHAAAAVEAEEEAGVVGAVCPTPIGSYQYRKRRANGASIMYHVEVFPLAVTSELNEWKEMDERERKWFSFADAAAAVDEADLQALIRSFGDGGFRAVAQPRGAVPNGDDKTGVSRMFAWFQRLLPRQGNFFELFESHAATLVAGANALSRMLQGGEGMADHVREIIEREHDADAITREVLQTVRRTFLTPFDRGAITDLIASMDDAIDEMQKTAGAVDLYDVTEFEPEMRDIAGIIVDAARLTAEALPLLRNIGANGSRLHELTERLVRMEGHADEIHASGLKRLFREHGEANPTRFLIARELFRHLERVTDSFEDVANEIDGLVIDHA; translated from the coding sequence ATGCGTCAAATCGCCGTCCTTCCCTACCGATTCGGTGGTCCGGCGCAGGATGGTCCGACCGAAATCCTGCTGATCACCTCGCGTGAGACGAAGCGCTGGGTCATACCCAAAGGCAATCCGCTGACCGGGATGGAGCGCCACGCCGCAGCAGCGGTCGAGGCCGAAGAGGAAGCGGGGGTGGTCGGCGCGGTCTGCCCCACCCCGATCGGCAGTTATCAGTATCGCAAGCGTCGCGCGAACGGCGCGTCGATCATGTATCATGTCGAAGTCTTTCCGCTCGCGGTGACCAGCGAGCTCAACGAGTGGAAGGAAATGGACGAGCGCGAACGCAAATGGTTCTCCTTCGCCGACGCGGCAGCGGCGGTCGATGAGGCCGATCTGCAGGCGTTGATCCGGTCCTTCGGCGATGGCGGCTTCCGTGCCGTCGCGCAGCCGCGCGGCGCGGTGCCGAACGGGGATGACAAGACGGGGGTAAGCCGGATGTTCGCATGGTTTCAGCGGCTGCTGCCGCGACAGGGCAATTTTTTCGAGTTGTTCGAAAGCCATGCGGCGACGCTGGTTGCGGGCGCCAACGCTTTGTCGCGGATGTTGCAGGGCGGCGAGGGCATGGCCGACCATGTGCGCGAGATTATCGAGCGCGAGCATGACGCCGACGCGATCACGCGCGAGGTGCTCCAGACCGTTCGCCGCACCTTCCTGACCCCCTTTGACCGGGGCGCGATCACCGACCTCATCGCGTCGATGGACGATGCGATCGACGAGATGCAGAAGACCGCGGGCGCGGTCGACCTCTATGACGTTACCGAGTTCGAGCCCGAGATGCGCGACATTGCGGGCATCATCGTCGATGCCGCGCGCCTGACGGCGGAAGCGCTGCCGTTGCTCCGCAACATCGGCGCCAACGGTTCGCGGCTCCACGAACTCACCGAGCGGCTGGTGCGGATGGAGGGCCATGCCGATGAAATCCACGCATCGGGCCTCAAGCGGCTGTTCCGCGAGCATGGCGAGGCGAACCCGACGCGCTTCCTGATCGCGCGCGAGCTGTTCCGTCACCTCGAGCGCGTGACCGACAGTTTCGAGGATGTCGCGAACGAAATCGACGGCCTGGTCATCGACCACGCTTAG
- a CDS encoding flavin-containing monooxygenase produces the protein MMVNRASPVDQDVLIVGAGISGIGMAVHLQMHCPDRSFALVERRAQLGGTWDLFRYPGIRSDSDMHTLGFIFEPWKHEKSIADGPAILEYLNRIVDERHIRERIRFDRKVVGADWDSAAARWTVSMEDSEGRVSTTTARWLYLGAGYYDYDEPFDANFAGREDFQGQIVHPQFWPKDLDYKDKRVVVIGSGATAVTIVPSMQEAAHVTMLQRTPTWYFIRPAKDGLANFLRKILPEKLAYKITRFKNVRLQDIAFRRAREKPEKVREFLTRKLKATLGDHYDAEAFTPPYNPWEQRLCLVPDADFFEAMKAGKASVVTDHVERFDANGIQLKSGKHLDADIIITATGLKLAVAGKIPVRVDGARVDWHEHFYYKACMFSNIPNFSAVFGYLNASWTLRADIVSEYVCRVLNHMAATNTLVATPVLADPSSLEEENVFDFSSGYIQRSLHIMPKSTASLPWRLSQNYVQDRIDMRTGAIDDGILTFTNAKAKADPAPTELEAAE, from the coding sequence ATGATGGTGAACAGGGCGAGCCCCGTGGATCAGGATGTGCTGATCGTCGGCGCGGGCATTTCGGGCATCGGCATGGCGGTTCACCTCCAGATGCACTGCCCCGACCGCAGTTTCGCCCTCGTCGAGCGCCGCGCGCAGCTGGGCGGCACCTGGGATCTGTTTCGCTATCCCGGCATCCGTTCGGACAGCGACATGCACACGCTGGGCTTTATCTTCGAGCCGTGGAAACATGAAAAATCGATCGCCGACGGCCCCGCGATCCTCGAATATCTGAACCGCATCGTCGACGAACGCCACATCCGCGAGCGCATCCGCTTCGACCGCAAGGTCGTCGGCGCCGATTGGGACAGCGCCGCCGCGCGCTGGACGGTGAGCATGGAGGACAGCGAGGGCCGGGTTTCGACGACGACCGCGCGCTGGCTCTATCTCGGGGCGGGCTATTATGACTATGACGAGCCGTTCGACGCCAATTTTGCCGGTCGTGAAGATTTCCAGGGCCAGATCGTCCACCCGCAATTCTGGCCCAAAGACCTGGATTACAAGGACAAAAGGGTCGTCGTGATCGGATCGGGCGCCACCGCGGTCACCATCGTCCCCTCGATGCAGGAGGCGGCGCATGTCACGATGCTCCAGCGCACGCCGACCTGGTATTTCATCCGCCCGGCGAAAGACGGCCTGGCCAATTTCCTGCGCAAGATCCTGCCCGAAAAGCTCGCGTACAAGATCACGCGCTTCAAGAATGTCCGGCTTCAGGACATCGCGTTCCGCCGCGCGCGCGAAAAGCCCGAGAAGGTCAGGGAGTTCCTCACCAGGAAACTGAAAGCGACCCTCGGCGACCATTATGATGCGGAGGCCTTCACCCCGCCCTATAACCCGTGGGAACAGCGGCTCTGCCTCGTCCCCGACGCCGATTTCTTCGAGGCGATGAAGGCGGGCAAGGCGTCGGTCGTCACCGATCATGTCGAGCGGTTCGACGCGAATGGCATCCAGCTCAAATCGGGCAAGCATCTGGACGCCGACATCATCATCACCGCGACCGGGCTCAAGCTCGCGGTCGCGGGCAAGATCCCCGTGCGCGTCGACGGCGCGCGCGTCGATTGGCACGAGCATTTCTATTACAAGGCGTGCATGTTCTCGAACATCCCGAACTTCTCGGCGGTGTTCGGCTATCTCAACGCCAGCTGGACGCTGCGCGCCGACATTGTGTCCGAATATGTCTGCCGCGTGCTCAACCATATGGCGGCGACGAACACCCTTGTGGCAACTCCGGTGCTCGCCGACCCGTCGAGTCTCGAAGAAGAAAATGTCTTCGACTTCTCCTCGGGCTATATCCAGCGCTCGCTGCATATCATGCCCAAAAGCACGGCGTCGCTGCCGTGGCGGCTCAGCCAGAACTATGTCCAGGACCGCATCGACATGCGCACCGGCGCGATCGAC